GAACACGGCGATCAGCAGCGCGCCATGGGCATGGGCCTTGGCGGCGATCGGCCTGAGATCGCGCAGATTGCCGAAAACGTCGGGGTTCTGGACCACGACGCAAGAGGTCTCGTCGTCGATCCGGCTGAGGATGTCCTCGCCCGCCGCGACGTCCGGCGGCATCGTCACCACCTGATCATTGGCCATCTCGGAAAGCGTGCGAACGACCTGCGCGTAATGCGGGTGCAGGCCACCCGACAGCACGGCCTTTTTCCGCTTGGTAACGCGGTGGGCCATCAGCACGGCCTCGCCGGTGCCGGTGGAGCCGTCATACATCGAGGCGTTGGCGACCTCCATGCCGGTCAGCGCCGCGACCTGCGTCTGGAATTCGAACAGGTACTGCAGCGTGCCCTGGGCGATCTCGGGCTGATAGGGCGTGTAACTCGTCAGGAATTCCGAGCGCTGGATCAGGTGGTCCACCGTGGCCGGGACATGGTGTTTATAGGCACCGGCGCCGACGAAGAAGGGCACCGAGGAGGCCGCGACGTTGCGGGCCGACATCTTGGCCATGATGCGCTCGACCTCGAGCTCGCCCCTCGCGCGCGGCAGATCGACGGGCGCCTTCAGCAGCTTGTCGGCCGGCACGTCGGAAAACAGGGCATCGACATCCGCGACGCCGATGCGAGCGAGCATGTCCTCGCGGTCGGTATCGGTCAGGGGGAGATAGCGCATGGGAAATGTCCGTTGTCGGTTTTGGGGCGCCCGTGTCGGTTCAACCCTCCCCGTCATCCCGGGCTTGCCCCGGGATCCATCGAAGGGCTCATCCTGATCCAGAATGGCGCTCTACGATGGATCCCGGATCTGCGCGGCTGCGCCGCTCGTCCGGGATGACGGGGAGGTTCGGCTCACAGCGTCTTGAGGTAGTTCTGGTACTCGGCCTCGCTCATCAGGCCCTCGAGCTCGGCCGCGTCCTTGAGCTTGAGCTTCAGGAACCAGCCCTTGCCGGAAGGATCCTCGTTCACCGTGCCGGGCGCGCCCTCGAGCTCGCTGTTGACGGCCACGACCTCGCCGGAGACCGGCGCATAGACCTCGGAGGCCGCCTTGACGCTCTCGACCACGGCCGCTTCGCCACCCTTGGAGACGGCTTTGCCGAGCGCAGGAAGCTCGACGAAGACGACGTCGCCGAGCTGGCCCTGGGCGAAGTCGGTGATGCCGACGATGCCGGTGTCGCCCTCGATACGGATGTATTCGTGGTCCTTGGTGTAGCGGGTCTCGGACATGAGTTCAGTCTCCGGAAACAGAAAACGGGATGAGGATCAGCGCTTGTAGCCGTTGGGAACGAACGGCATCGCCGCCACGACGGCCGGCAGCGGCTTGCCGCGCACGATGAGGTTGAGTTGGGTGCCCGGCGCGCTGTGCGCCTTGGCGACATAGCCCATCGCGCAGGGGGCGTTCAGCGTCGGGCCGAAGCCGCCGGAGGTGACCTTGCCGACGATCTCGCCCTCGGGGGTGGCGATCTCCGCACCCTCGCGCGCCGGGGCCCGGCCTTCCGGCAGCAGGCCGACGCGGACACGCCCGACGCCCTCGGCAAATTCGCGCTGGATGCGGGCGGCCCCGGGGAAGCCGCCTTCCTCGCGCCGGCGCTTCTGGATCGACCAGGTCAGCGCGGCCTCGACCGGCGAGGTGGTGGTGTCGATGTCGTGCCCATAGAGGCACAAGCCGGCTTCCAGCCGCAGCGAATCACGCGCGCCGAGGCCGATCGGCTTGACAGTGGCATCGAGCAGCAGCGTGTCCCAGATCTCGCCGATCTTCGAGGCGGCGGCCGAAATCTCGTAGCCGTCCTCGCCGGTGTAGCCGGAGCGGCTGACATTGGCCTTGATGCCCGCGACCTTCATGGTGCGCGACGTCATGAAGGCCATCTCGCGGGCCTCGGGGGCGATCGCAGCCAGCGCGGCTTCGGCTGCGGGGCCCTGGATCGCGATCAGGCCGCGATGCTCGGCCCGGATCAGCTTCACATGGGCGGGCAGGCGCGCCTCGATATGGGCGTAGTCGTCCGTCTTGCAGGCGGCGTTGACGACGAGATAGAGCGCGCCGTCCTCGTCGGGATCGATCGAGCGCGTCACCATCAGATCATCGAGAATGCCGCCCTCCTCGTTGAGGAGCTGCGAGTAGCGCTGCTTGCCCGGCGCGAGATTGACGATGTCGGCGGGAACCAGCGCCTCGAGGGCGCGCCCCGTGGTCTCGTGGTCGGGGCCGACCAGGAAGCACTGGCCCATATGCGAGACGTCGAAGAGGCCGGCCTTCTCGCGCGTCCAGTTATGCTCGGTCAGGATGCCCGTCGGGTACTGGACCGGCATGTCGTAGCCGGCGAAGGGCACCATGCGGGCGCCGAGCGCTACATGGCGGGCATGAAGAGGGGTCTTGAGTACGATGACCTCGGGCGAGGCCTCGGCATCGGCAACAGCGGCGTCCATCAACGGCCCCTTCCAGAGTCGAGCGCAGGCCCCGGACGGGTGTGTCCGGAACGCGCCCCCTCTGTCTTGGAACCTGAGAGATTTCCCCGAGCCGGCCTGGTGGGGCCGGACAGGTTACACCCGTCGGTGGACGGGGTTGCCCCCGCCGCTTTCCAGAGTGCCAGTTCCCACGCGGTCCGTTTGCCTGAGCGTTTCCGGGGCGGTTGCGCCTTCGGCGCCGGAGCCGGACAAGTCCGGACCCGGTCTCTCCCGCGGGGATGTTGCGGCTGTCGGCACAGATACAAGACGGCCGGGGCAAGTCAATCGCGCGCGTGCCTTCTTAACAGGCAAGGCGCGCGACTCTTTGCGGCGGCCGGCCGCGCCGGCCTGCCGGTCAGCGCCGGCGCGAGCGCGCCGGGGTGGCCGAACCGCTGCCGAGGCTGACGATGATCTCGACTTCGCCGCGGCCGGCGGGAACGATGATGCCGTCCTCGACATGGGAGAAGTCGGTGCCGCCCTGGCCGGAGGCGATCGTACCGCCGACGCGCGCGGCACGGCGGGCGACCTGCGTGGTGCCGCGGGTGACGGTCGTGGTCAGCGTCGCGCCATAGGTGCCGGGGCCGCCGGCCGGGCCGAGCAGCACCCGCCCCTCGACGCCGACCTTCAGGCGATAGCCGCCATTGCCGGTCGGCGTGCACTCGCGCGCGACGTTCAGGATGGAGATCTGGTGACGCAGGCTGCCGCTGTCCTGACCGGACTGGGCGCGCAGCGCCGCGCCGCCATCGGCGATGATGACCTCGGGGCAGACGAGCTGCTCGTCCTGGTCGTCCCGGGGCAGCGGCTCGGCCGGCGGTGGCGTCGTCGACTGGAACATCACGACGTTGCCCAGCGTCTGCATCGCGCTCGGCTGGCCGGAGGACGACCCGGAGGAGCCGCAGCCGGCGAGGCCGAGGCAGAGGAAGGGCAGAGCCAGCAGGCTCGGGCGACGAAGCAGCATCTCACTCACGGCAGGGTCTCCACGCCGGGGCCGAAGCCGTTGAGGGAGACGGGCAC
This portion of the Bosea sp. OAE506 genome encodes:
- the gcvPA gene encoding aminomethyl-transferring glycine dehydrogenase subunit GcvPA, giving the protein MRYLPLTDTDREDMLARIGVADVDALFSDVPADKLLKAPVDLPRARGELEVERIMAKMSARNVAASSVPFFVGAGAYKHHVPATVDHLIQRSEFLTSYTPYQPEIAQGTLQYLFEFQTQVAALTGMEVANASMYDGSTGTGEAVLMAHRVTKRKKAVLSGGLHPHYAQVVRTLSEMANDQVVTMPPDVAAGEDILSRIDDETSCVVVQNPDVFGNLRDLRPIAAKAHAHGALLIAVFTEVVSLGAIVPPGAQDADIVVGEGQSIGNALNFGGPYVGLFAAKSKYIRQMPGRLCGETVDAAGQRGFVLTLSTREQHIRRDKATSNICTNSGLCCLAFTIHMTLLGQAGLERLAEVNHANAVALADALAAVRGVTVLNESFFNEFTVKLPRPAAEVVEALAAKGILGGVPVSRLLPQAGLDDLLLVASTEVNTNEDRAAFVAALAEVL
- the gcvH gene encoding glycine cleavage system protein GcvH — encoded protein: MSETRYTKDHEYIRIEGDTGIVGITDFAQGQLGDVVFVELPALGKAVSKGGEAAVVESVKAASEVYAPVSGEVVAVNSELEGAPGTVNEDPSGKGWFLKLKLKDAAELEGLMSEAEYQNYLKTL
- the gcvT gene encoding glycine cleavage system aminomethyltransferase GcvT, giving the protein MDAAVADAEASPEVIVLKTPLHARHVALGARMVPFAGYDMPVQYPTGILTEHNWTREKAGLFDVSHMGQCFLVGPDHETTGRALEALVPADIVNLAPGKQRYSQLLNEEGGILDDLMVTRSIDPDEDGALYLVVNAACKTDDYAHIEARLPAHVKLIRAEHRGLIAIQGPAAEAALAAIAPEAREMAFMTSRTMKVAGIKANVSRSGYTGEDGYEISAAASKIGEIWDTLLLDATVKPIGLGARDSLRLEAGLCLYGHDIDTTTSPVEAALTWSIQKRRREEGGFPGAARIQREFAEGVGRVRVGLLPEGRAPAREGAEIATPEGEIVGKVTSGGFGPTLNAPCAMGYVAKAHSAPGTQLNLIVRGKPLPAVVAAMPFVPNGYKR